A stretch of DNA from Dioscorea cayenensis subsp. rotundata cultivar TDr96_F1 chromosome 4, TDr96_F1_v2_PseudoChromosome.rev07_lg8_w22 25.fasta, whole genome shotgun sequence:
ATCtgatttgcaaaaataaatttgGTAGTTTTATAGAGATCCCTGACCTATATTCTAACTCAAATTTAATGAGTTATACTTTAAATTGGGTTTCACATAGGACTGTTTTATGAGACTGGTAATTGAAGATATAAGTAGTTTGATAGTGAAGAGAGATTCGGATTGATCATGTGTTCTTTTGGATTtctctttcatttcattgtttttctatGTGGATCAGCAGAAGCACCAGATCCGAGGCTTACAATTAAACCGTGTAATTCATGTGTCCTAAATAGAATAAATTGGCTAGTTTGgatgaacaaaataaacattttgcTTATTATATTCCAACAACCATTTGGCTTTAATTACTACAGAGAAGAGTGGCAAACCAAAAATGCTTTTGGTTTGAAGCATTTAAGTGTGTATTAACTTCCAGCAAGCTTCTTGGTGTCTGTCTGCCTTAGAATTGGAAAGTCCTCTCGTCATTGAATTTGTTGGACCCTTTCATTGTCTCCATCCTCCATaagattataataatattgatgaaCAAGCAATGAGTCATGCCTTGAGGATGATTTATTACtggttgttatttattattggtCAAGGAATTGAACAGTTTCCTGTTCTCAAATGGCACCCTGGGATTGGATTACTTAACATAAATTTATAACGCCGCAAATTTTTGACTGGAATTTCAGACTTTGACAAAGTTTCTGCAGTACTATTTAAGAATTTCAAACCTCCATAATTTATATTTGACAATGTACCAACATGTTAAAGAATTTTCCAAGTGTGCTCTGCATaagttctttactttttttttttttattaaataagttctttacttttaaaaataaaacaaagaaaattgtaGGCCTGATTAGAGATAATATATAGAAAGTATATCACCCAACAATAACAAAAGCACATGCATTAAGAGAAGAAAGAATTCAAGGAAAACATCTTTGATTAATTGGCCGTAAGCAAATAAtttgagaagaagaaatttgAACAACAAATGTTCAATAGAAAGTCTCTGAGGAAATCATGGTCAGATAATCATCAGAGTCTCTAAATATCAAGCGGTGGATATGACTGCTGACATAGTTAGCTGAGATACAATATATTCTAATTTTGAAAGATCAAGTAAATTATAACTATTGATGAGCAATATAACGTTTTCTCACCgtatatgatgtttttttttaaaattttttttttaatgaagtggATGAACATtaatgtaacaaaacaaaagccagGGGAAAATACAAGTGCGAAAACAAAGAACATAGCAGAGGTACAACATGGGTCAGTTCTGGCCACCATGGATAATAATGGgttaaggaaaaagaaaacaataaaaataaaacaatgtaaTATAGTAAAACGGCCTTTATGAAATAATCGCCATGTTTGATCATTCATTTATGACAACACAAACATGCCAAACTTCAGGCCCACTTTCTTGAGCCATCATAGATTGATGGCCTAAAGAGGCAGAACTCCTGATAAAGATTAATCAGAATGGAAGCAGAGTTTTTTGGTTTGAGTTTTTTCATAtccagatttaaaaaaaattggtcaaTCTGACCGATGGTAGAGTTGggagaaaattaattttgactGAAAAAATGCATCCATTGCTACCATGGATTCAGAAGATGATCCCTGCAAGAGATTGTTTCATATATAGgaaccttcttcttcatttgtgtCCTCGGTTATATCTACATTGTTCTTGATCTTTATTCACCTCATAATCCATCTCAAGTGGCACACATAGTCTAGTGATAAATACATCAAACTGAACACAGATGCCTGGGAATGCAATTAAGTGCTTCTCCATATTATATCAAAAGCAGGTGATCAAACACTTTTGCTTCATGTACTGGAGAATTGATTTGCTAATGTTGGCTCTTTGTAAGAGAGATTCCTCACCCATGCTGCCCTTCCAATGTGCACATCAATATATTAATACCAGACACCTAGCTACTAATTGGCCTTTCAAACTAACAGTTCACTGAAATTCATCCTTTGTTAATTCTCAACATAAtcatttgtttgatttaaatattctcattttctccattaaaaaaaataaaccacacTGGAGATTTGTCAATTCATAAGCAAATATTAAAGTATTAAGCATagcacaacaacaaaagaatCTAATCTAACATGAGCACTAGTGCCTCCACAGATATAATGAATTAACTAACACCAGTTCCACATTCACATGCAGATGCAATTCACTGACTCACAAGAGCCAGATCATTTGTTTTTGCTCTGCAAGTAATATATATTTCAACTGAAACTACCAGAGCATATGAGAGAACAAAATGAGATCAAGAAGACAGGACAGGGCGCAGTAACACTGCTCTAATGGGAATGTTACACTTTGGGATCAAAGCTTCACCATTTCCAGAGAAACCTTGAACCAAAACCCACTCCCATTGATCACTACCCTTCCCTTCCGATCTCCAAACCAGCATCTCAGACCCAAGATCACTAAACAAGTAGAGAGCTTTATCACTCCCCACGCACCGAGTGGCTCCCCAACTCCCCTTTCTACTCCAAAACCTCCGGCCCAGCTCCACCGGCACCTCTCCGACCAATTCCCACTCATCCCCGTCCACCAACTCCCAAACGCACGCCTCCCCCTCGCACACTCCCCCGACCAGTCCGATTCTCTCTACATCCCTCGTCTGCACAAGCACCGCCCACTCGAGCCTATCCGCCATCGGCGCCCGCACCTCCCTCCACGACCCACTTCCCACATCGAACCCCACGACGCTGTACGCCCTCGCGGACGTCATCCAGTAAATAGTCCCGCCCGCATGCACACTCTCGTTCGGTGTCCAAACAGTCAACCGCACCGCGAACTCCACCGGCATTGTGCCCGCGTGTCGCCAGTCACCGTCCCTCGAGTCATAAACCTCTAGTGTTGACTCGTAGCAGCAGGCACCGGAGGTGCCACCAGCAACGAAGACTCGGAAGCTGGAGGAGTTTCCTGATGTAATGAACCCAACAGCGGGGTTGGACCGGGGCTTAGAAAGACAAGGAAGGAGGTGGAATTGTTTGGAGAAAGGGTTGCAGAGAGCGATGCGGAGGGAGGAGACGGAGGAGACGAGCTTGCAGATGATGAGACCGAGACCGACAGCGCCGAGTGGGCGGATGGAGTGGGGGATGAAGCGGAGAGGAAGGCAGTGCCAGCGTTGGAAGGACGGGTCAAGAGCATAACAACACTGAATGGAGCCGCGAGCAGGCATGGCGAGGAGCCAAGGTGGATGGGAGTGGGATGGGGTAGACGAGGAGCGGGCGCAAGCTTGCCAGTGCGTGCAGGTGGACATGGCGCGAGCCAGGGACGTGGGCGGCAGGTAGGAGAAGACATGGGCGAGGAGGTCTAGAGGGAACTCGTTCCACATCGCGATGCTGAGCTTCAAGTTCAAGTTCTTGTTCTTGGAGATAGATTAGATTAGATTAGAGGTTGGCAGGGTGTTGCGTCTTGATGCGGGAGTGCAGTGAATGATTGGTCTGGTGACTTACTTTATGTATGTGGTCCACATCATAATGATGACGAAATGGGATTGTATTTGTTAGCATTGTACCACTGTCACACTATCAATGATGCTTCACAAACTCAAAGGGCAGCCTATTTTATGTGTAAATTTTATGACACTAGATaatttgtatgatttttttcgattgaaaaagaaatcatatataatataatattattggagaaggactagaaaaaaaaattataaagtttttgGATGAGTCTCATGCGGAGCCTCCTCCGGGTCGCTCCCGGCGGAGGCGGTGATGGTGGTGGCGATGGTGACAGGAGGATTCAGGCGACTTCCAAGAAGCATGCTGAGGATATTAATGAGGGAGATAAGGCACAGCTTAAGAAGAACCTAACCTACGCGCAAGCTGCCAGCTCTTCGTCGTCGGAAGAAGCTTAACAGTGAAGAAGGGAGCCAGTATGACCAACAGTGGTAGCTCTGTGGGCCAGGGTAAGATGTCAGCATCTAAGCGACCTAGATCGCCGCGGGATAGTACATGTGGTCACTGCTTCCGGACTACGCACAAAACGGCAGACTGTAGGCACCAGGTCATGTGCTTGAGGTGCTCATGCGTAGGTCACATGGAGGCGAGATGCACCGTTGAACCAAGAAGAAGTCCACATCGAAGGAAACTCCATGTTCGTTCAAAGCGAATGGACAAGCTTGCGGACTCGACTGCGCAGCCGGTTGAGAGCGACCTGAGAACTGTTTTCGGAAACTAAGTTGGCCATCTCTCTCGATTGCCTTGTCTCCGGAATCTGAGAAACTGAGAGAGGAGCTTGCGAGAGTAGCTGTGCTCACTTTGACTAAGGGCTTCGTCAACGAAGTTAACTTGCTTGACGTTATTCCGTCCATCATGAACAAGGAGCTTGCAGGCCCTGTTACTCCTTTGAATGACTGCACATTCTTATTGCCCGATGGAGAGTAGAGTGGAGGTCAAGGAGTTGTGCAAGCTTGGATCTTTCTCCGCGGCGACTAAAGACGGACCGTGTATGCTTCATATTTCACCGTGGTCGGCTGAGTTGGGAGCGGTGGGGAGGGCGTCGGGAGAGGAGCAATGGATTCACATTTGGAACTTACCCCTTCATGCTTGGTGCTAGCCCATTATCACGGAGGTCCTCAGGCCGGTGGGGTTGTTAGTCGCTCTCTCGCAAGCGGAGGTTACACATAAATATTTCATCTCTGCGCTAGTGAGGCGTCGGGCAGGGGTCTCGCTTCCTTTGGAGCTGGACTTCAGCATGGGGATGAGGAAATACCAGGTTTTGTTCACAGGTGATCGGGGAGCGCTCCCGGTGTTCCGGCGGGATCTGGGAAGATACATGCTTGATTTTAAGGAGGATGGAGCTGCTGTGAAGTCGGGGACGCAGGTTCAGCTTGAGAAGGAGGCTCGGAAGGTGACTGATAAAGGGAAAGGGAAGGCGATGGTTGAGCTGAGCTCCCACGCCGGACTACGGATCGATGGCGATGCTCTGGCTAGGCCAGCTGTGAATGTTGGTTCAGAGAAGATGCCGGGAGTCTTGATTTCACCGGATGTGGTCGAGCTCTGCTCCCACGGTGGTGCTGATGCGAACGTCCCTCGGAATCGGGAGGTTGGGCGTCGGACCGGTGGTCTTCCGGTTGAGCTGGGACGGACTGATGGTCTTCAACGGGCTCGGTCTCCCGAGCGGAGGCAGGTGTTGCGGGAGAAATGGGTGAGGACGCAGTGTACGGGAGAGTTACGTGTCGAACATGGGGGCTCTCGTCAGTCGAAGTTGATGGACCACGTTAAGGGTCCGCTGGATCAGGTTAAGGAGACACGTGGCCTTCTCGTGGCGTCCGAGGATGGGGCGGCACTTGTTAAGGTTAGGATGGAACACGTTAAGGAAGGGGGCGGAGCAATTTGAGGATTCTTCCTTGTGGGGTTGCGGGgttgatgttgatggtgttccGCTGGACCACGTTAACAATGTTAATGGGCCGACCTCGTTGGGGTTGATTGAGAAGCAGGGTCAGAAGAGTCTGAAGGCCCATGAAGTGGGTTTGGAGAAGAATTGTTTTGATGATTCCATTGCTTTCATGATTGGGCCGCTTGTGAACCCGACCCATAGAGCACAGCCTGAGATTGATTTGGATGTAGGGGATCCTCTCCTTATATGTGATGTGGGCCTGCAGGTGGGCCGGCCTTTTGTGTCCAAGCCTGAGTCCATTTCAGGGAAGGATTTGGCTACTGGGGACAGAGTTTCTAAGGATTCAGGGGGCAAGCTGATAGGGGAAGGGTCCTTGGCGCCAGTGGAGCTGTCGAAAGTTTATTTTAAAGACAAGTCTGCGGTACCTACGGTTGATCTCCCTGATGATTTTATTTGGCAATTTATTGCGGGGGTATTGGCACTTGTTCCGGTTCTAGTTCAGGAGGACACTGGGGGTCGCAGTGGCAATGATATGATGTCAGAAGGGGATGAGGGTTCTAATGTTCGTTCTACTGGTTATGTGACTATGGAAGTCGAAGTTTAGTCGGATGGCTCGGCTTCTGAGTTCGAAAGGAACCTTAGAGAGTTGTTACCTGGGTTTCAGGGTGGTTCAGATGCTAATGGGCAAAGACAAGCTACGGGCCTCAGGAAAAGCGAAAGGCCTAAAAAACCTTCTTCCCGTTTCACTGAAGATGCCGAGTACTTGACTGAACCACCCAAATCGACCAAGAAGAAAGGAACTGTGACGGAAGAGGTGAAAGTTCCTGAGAGATCGAGAGCCAAGATGTTGGAACATTCTTCTACCATCAGGCGTAGTCTGGAGTTCCTTACATTCACTAGGGAGGAGCAGGGTGGTGCGTCGATTCAGGATGCTGGGCTCGAAACGCACACTGGCTAATTGATTGTATTTCGGGGGGGTCTGGGGGGTGGTGGAGGCTGTTGTTCTTTACCTCGTTTTGTGTTTTGTGGGGTTCCTTTTCTATTTCCTTTATGTTTCTGTTCCACTGCTTGTGCTTCGTTGTGGCGCCCCTCTTCTTTTCTCTATGATGAgataggggcttaattgtacctttgttttttctttagtttttaatggaagtgatttatccattttttttcaaaatcaaaggtgggatattgatggagtgggttattaaaatatgtttgatattttaatatgtAACCTAAAGTTATAtgtttgattattaaaaaacaGTTCATTTGTAACATGTTTGATTACTCAATGGATCGTGTATaatggagaatttttttaatggataatTGGATATAATAGTCATTTAATTGCATGCTCCATGTGAGGATGAGCACAAGTGGATGAATGGGTTTATTTACCCACACACCTCGCCCATGATTGTTCATAAGTTGTTTCACTATATATCTTAAACAGTATATTCAAATATCTTTATGCTCATCactaatatatgtatttattaataaatgtcGACAAACCATAAcattctatataaaaaaaattcaatccttgacttttcatttttaaagaaaatacagGTTTTATTTTTCgctaatatattaattttaacaaaattttctgttttaaataactgaaaattataaatttattcatggataattaagagttaaaatatataactatgtagtcttatatatgaaatcttATATATGTGTAGAATTACATAGACAATGATTATAAAAGACAttgtttatacttttttttttaaatctattattACATAAtaggatatatatacatacacatctCATATTTTCATGAGTATATctatattaaagaaaatttactcaaatatatataatttaggaACTGTGGCTAGCCCAATAATAACTATCCGGGTTTGTATTACAATTCACATTCtgaattttttgtgaaatttttgtgtgagaaatacttattattttttcgTTTAGAATTGCATGACTGGAGGTTTATTTTTAAGAGGTCAATCAAGTTACAATAATTGGTGTAAATCCGTACCCATTTGTCTTTCGCTTGTTGACttcgtaatatatatatatatatatag
This window harbors:
- the LOC120258590 gene encoding F-box only protein 6-like; translation: MWNEFPLDLLAHVFSYLPPTSLARAMSTCTHWQACARSSSTPSHSHPPWLLAMPARGSIQCCYALDPSFQRWHCLPLRFIPHSIRPLGAVGLGLIICKLVSSVSSLRIALCNPFSKQFHLLPCLSKPRSNPAVGFITSGNSSSFRVFVAGGTSGACCYESTLEVYDSRDGDWRHAGTMPVEFAVRLTVWTPNESVHAGGTIYWMTSARAYSVVGFDVGSGSWREVRAPMADRLEWAVLVQTRDVERIGLVGGVCEGEACVWELVDGDEWELVGEVPVELGRRFWSRKGSWGATRCVGSDKALYLFSDLGSEMLVWRSEGKGSDQWEWVLVQGFSGNGEALIPKCNIPIRAVLLRPVLSS